Proteins co-encoded in one Acidobacteriota bacterium genomic window:
- a CDS encoding single-stranded DNA-binding protein, translating to MIPEKNTQENQENVSKYFNHRQPRIRSRNSAEGAWRKTDWFRVTAFGKQAETLARYVRKGSRLYVQGRLTFNPWVDQNESPQAGAEIVLQEFQFLSGRRDENGDGAAMQTAQTAPVELQQAAAY from the coding sequence GTGATCCCCGAAAAAAACACACAGGAGAATCAAGAAAATGTCAGCAAATATTTCAATCATCGGCAACCTCGAATTCGTTCCAGGAACAGTGCGGAGGGCGCGTGGAGAAAGACGGACTGGTTCCGCGTTACGGCATTCGGCAAGCAGGCGGAAACACTTGCTCGCTACGTGCGAAAAGGCAGTCGTCTTTACGTCCAGGGTCGTTTGACCTTTAACCCGTGGGTGGATCAGAACGAGTCTCCGCAGGCCGGAGCAGAGATCGTCCTTCAGGAGTTCCAGTTCCTGTCGGGCCGCCGCGATGAGAACGGCGACGGAGCAGCAATGCAGACAGCACAGACCGCACCGGTAGAACTCCAGCAGGCCGCTGCTTATTAA